One segment of Vibrio mimicus DNA contains the following:
- the gspL gene encoding type II secretion system protein GspL: MSEFLTVRLSSQKEANIPWLVWSAEQQEVIASGEVAGWEGLSELASYAEQRSVLVLLAASDLILSSVEIPPGATRQLESMLPYLLEDEIAQDVEDLHFCVLSKGRETADVVGIDRLWLRACLEHLKACGFDVKRVLPDVLAIPRPEQGLAALQLGDEWLVRKSTTQGIAIDAQWLGLLAASDWVKLDDEFLPLHALTPLPELALAEQQTWRSEPSGLVMQLLTQEALSGKFNLLTGSFKPKSSWLRHWHVWRKVAIAAGLFIAVSISYSLFQTHQYEAQANAYRAESERIFRSIFPDKQKIPTVTYLKRQMSDEMARLSGGASVGSVLKWISPLPEALKGGNLQLQSIKFDSNRSEIRLEATSRDFQSFEQARTQLEQYFAVEQGQLNKNGEQVFGVFVVKPK, encoded by the coding sequence GTGAGCGAGTTTCTGACCGTTCGGCTGAGTAGTCAAAAAGAGGCCAATATCCCTTGGTTGGTTTGGTCAGCTGAGCAGCAAGAAGTGATTGCTAGCGGTGAAGTGGCAGGCTGGGAAGGTTTGTCCGAGCTCGCATCTTATGCAGAGCAGCGTAGTGTGTTGGTGTTACTAGCGGCGAGTGATCTGATCTTAAGCTCAGTGGAGATTCCACCGGGTGCAACTCGTCAGCTTGAAAGTATGCTGCCCTATTTGTTGGAAGATGAAATAGCGCAAGATGTCGAAGACCTGCATTTTTGTGTGCTGAGTAAAGGGCGAGAAACCGCTGATGTGGTTGGCATCGATCGCTTATGGTTACGCGCTTGCTTAGAGCACCTCAAAGCTTGTGGTTTTGATGTGAAACGCGTATTGCCCGATGTCCTCGCCATTCCACGCCCAGAGCAGGGTTTGGCCGCATTGCAGTTGGGTGATGAGTGGTTAGTGCGTAAAAGTACAACTCAAGGCATTGCCATTGATGCACAGTGGTTAGGTTTGCTCGCGGCTTCTGACTGGGTGAAGCTCGATGATGAATTTTTGCCTCTGCACGCCTTGACGCCACTGCCAGAATTGGCTTTGGCTGAGCAACAAACTTGGCGCAGTGAACCTAGCGGTTTAGTGATGCAACTACTGACACAAGAAGCCTTGAGTGGCAAATTTAACTTACTCACTGGCAGTTTTAAGCCTAAGTCATCATGGCTGCGCCATTGGCACGTTTGGCGTAAAGTGGCCATTGCTGCAGGGTTATTTATCGCAGTATCAATCAGTTACTCGCTGTTTCAAACCCATCAATATGAAGCTCAAGCCAATGCTTATCGTGCGGAAAGTGAGCGTATTTTCCGCAGTATTTTCCCTGATAAACAGAAAATCCCAACTGTTACCTACCTGAAAAGGCAGATGAGTGATGAAATGGCGCGTTTATCGGGTGGAGCCAGTGTTGGGAGTGTTTTGAAGTGGATTAGCCCATTACCTGAGGCTTTGAAAGGGGGCAATCTACAACTGCAAAGCATCAAATTTGATAGCAACCGCAGTGAAATTCGCCTAGAGGCGACCAGCCGTGATTTCCAAAGTTTTGAACAGGCGCGCACTCAGCTAGAGCAGTATTTTGCCGTTGAACAGGGACAACTGAATAAAAATGGTGAGCAAGTGTTTGGCGTGTTTGTAGTTAAGCCTAAGTAA
- a CDS encoding type II secretion system protein M — MKELLAPVQAWWRSVTPREQKMVMGMGVLTVLAIAYWGIWQPLSERTAQAQARVQTEKQLLSWVSDNANDIVTLRAQGGSDAPSDQPLNQVITNSTRQFNIELIRVQPRGEMMQVWIQPLPFSQLVAWIAYLQERQGVSVDAIDIDRGKVNGVVEVKRLQLKRGG; from the coding sequence ATGAAAGAATTATTGGCTCCAGTGCAGGCTTGGTGGCGAAGTGTCACCCCGCGTGAACAGAAAATGGTGATGGGGATGGGCGTGCTGACGGTGCTGGCTATCGCCTATTGGGGGATATGGCAACCTTTGAGTGAGCGTACAGCCCAAGCTCAAGCACGAGTACAAACCGAAAAACAACTGCTGAGTTGGGTAAGTGACAACGCTAACGACATCGTAACGCTACGTGCGCAAGGTGGCAGTGATGCTCCAAGCGATCAACCACTCAATCAGGTGATCACCAATTCGACTCGTCAATTCAATATTGAGCTGATCCGCGTGCAACCACGCGGTGAAATGATGCAGGTCTGGATCCAACCGCTACCGTTTTCGCAACTGGTGGCTTGGATTGCTTATTTACAGGAGCGGCAAGGTGTAAGTGTGGACGCAATTGATATCGACCGCGGTAAAGTGAACGGCGTTGTGGAAGTGAAACGCCTGCAACTCAAACGTGGAGGCTAA
- a CDS encoding type II secretion system protein N — MKRAVGYGLLFSTVLMTSVIVHLPAQVVLKPLPLPEGLELNGIEGTLWQGKSAQVRWQGMSLGDLNWDLHLSALLMAQLEADVRFGRGSNMQLRGKGVLGMGLSGPYVEDFLLSLPAAQAIPWLPMPVPLTAQGQLELTVQQYRFGDPYCQQAAGSLVWSGAQVESPLGLLDLGSVVSDFTCQESVLNLKGGQKTAQVSSEFSLSLQPDRGYQAQAWFKPEAGFPESLSEQLKWLPQSDGQGRYQFNQQGQL, encoded by the coding sequence ATGAAGCGTGCTGTTGGGTATGGTCTGTTATTTTCCACCGTCTTGATGACCAGCGTGATCGTGCATTTGCCTGCACAAGTGGTGCTCAAGCCATTACCTCTGCCTGAAGGCTTAGAGCTCAATGGGATTGAAGGTACGCTGTGGCAAGGTAAATCGGCTCAAGTGCGTTGGCAAGGCATGAGTCTTGGCGATTTGAATTGGGACTTGCACCTCTCCGCTTTACTGATGGCTCAGTTGGAGGCCGATGTTCGTTTTGGGCGTGGCAGTAACATGCAACTGCGTGGCAAAGGTGTGCTCGGCATGGGGTTAAGTGGCCCATATGTGGAAGATTTCCTCCTTTCATTGCCTGCAGCGCAAGCCATTCCTTGGTTACCCATGCCTGTTCCCCTAACGGCGCAAGGCCAACTGGAGCTTACCGTGCAGCAATATCGTTTTGGCGACCCTTATTGCCAACAAGCGGCAGGGAGTCTGGTGTGGTCTGGGGCGCAGGTGGAATCGCCTCTAGGTTTATTGGACTTGGGCTCTGTAGTCTCGGATTTTACTTGCCAAGAAAGTGTTCTGAACCTGAAAGGGGGGCAGAAGACTGCGCAGGTGAGCAGCGAGTTTTCGCTGAGTTTGCAGCCTGACAGAGGTTATCAAGCTCAAGCGTGGTTTAAACCAGAAGCGGGCTTTCCTGAGAGTTTAAGCGAGCAGTTGAAATGGCTACCGCAGTCCGATGGTCAAGGCCGTTATCAGTTTAATCAGCAAGGCCAGCTTTAA
- the cysQ gene encoding 3'(2'),5'-bisphosphate nucleotidase CysQ yields the protein MSTPQDLSHLLPDVINIARAAGQLILDIYQNKSYEAFTKSDATPVTSADLAAHKFLCEQLRELTPDIPILSEEEANIDLATRETWQRYWLVDPLDGTQEFIARSGDFATIIALVENNHPVMGVVYGPVSGVTYYAYAGKGAWKIPDMAQSLKIQTHKHELPSSSIAIAISRRQDINKVTRRLSSAWNYELVPLGSAALKACLVAEGAVDCYLRLGPTGEWDTAATQCIVEEAGGRILSTQLSPLSYNERETLENPNFIVLGDADLPWNDILQIKD from the coding sequence ATGTCTACACCACAGGATCTCTCGCACCTACTGCCGGATGTGATTAACATCGCGCGAGCCGCGGGACAACTCATCCTCGATATCTATCAAAATAAATCTTATGAAGCCTTCACCAAAAGTGATGCCACACCCGTTACCAGCGCTGATTTAGCGGCGCATAAGTTTCTGTGTGAACAGCTACGCGAGCTGACCCCTGATATTCCGATCCTCTCGGAGGAAGAGGCCAATATCGACCTTGCCACTCGTGAAACATGGCAGCGCTATTGGCTGGTGGATCCGCTGGATGGCACTCAAGAGTTCATCGCACGTAGCGGCGATTTCGCGACCATCATTGCGCTCGTGGAAAATAACCATCCGGTGATGGGAGTGGTGTATGGCCCCGTTTCTGGTGTGACTTACTATGCCTACGCAGGCAAGGGAGCGTGGAAGATTCCGGATATGGCGCAGAGCCTCAAAATTCAGACTCACAAACATGAGCTGCCGAGCAGCTCGATCGCGATTGCCATCAGCCGCCGCCAAGACATCAATAAAGTCACCCGTCGCTTAAGCAGTGCATGGAATTACGAGCTAGTGCCTTTGGGATCAGCGGCACTTAAAGCTTGTTTGGTGGCGGAAGGTGCTGTGGATTGCTATCTGCGCCTTGGCCCAACCGGAGAGTGGGATACCGCCGCAACCCAGTGTATTGTGGAAGAAGCGGGGGGGCGCATTCTGAGCACACAATTGTCCCCTCTTTCCTACAATGAGCGAGAAACCTTGGAAAACCCGAACTTCATTGTCCTCGGTGATGCGGATTTACCTTGGAATGACATCCTACAAATCAAAGATTAA
- the nudE gene encoding ADP compounds hydrolase NudE codes for MSSKSLPEILDRETVAKSRLFTIEALDLRFSNGEQRTYERMKPSGRHAVMMVPITAQGDLLLVREYAAGTERYELGFPKGLVDHGETAEQAANRELKEEIGFGARQLTPLKEVVLAPSYFSSKMVLFVAQDLYSEQLEGDEPEPLEIIRWPLAQAEDLLTHLDFCEARSITALLLAMRFLQA; via the coding sequence ATGTCATCCAAATCTTTACCAGAAATTCTGGATCGTGAAACGGTCGCCAAATCGCGTCTGTTTACTATTGAAGCTTTGGACTTACGTTTCTCAAATGGCGAACAAAGAACTTACGAGCGTATGAAGCCAAGTGGCCGCCATGCGGTGATGATGGTGCCGATCACAGCCCAAGGTGATTTACTGCTCGTGCGCGAATACGCTGCGGGAACGGAGCGTTACGAATTAGGTTTTCCAAAGGGCTTGGTCGATCATGGTGAAACTGCTGAACAAGCGGCCAATCGTGAGTTAAAAGAAGAAATTGGTTTTGGCGCACGCCAGTTAACACCGCTCAAAGAGGTGGTGCTGGCTCCTTCTTACTTCTCCAGTAAAATGGTTCTTTTTGTTGCTCAGGATCTATACTCAGAACAGTTAGAGGGGGATGAGCCAGAGCCGTTGGAGATCATTCGCTGGCCTTTAGCACAAGCAGAAGATCTGCTGACCCATCTCGATTTTTGTGAAGCACGCAGCATCACAGCCTTGCTGTTGGCTATGCGTTTTCTTCAGGCGTGA
- the nfuA gene encoding Fe-S biogenesis protein NfuA, with translation MSNPITITESAQSHFAKLLAQQPEGTNIRVFVVNPGTQNAECGVSYCPPEAVEATDTEYPFSGFSAYVDELSLPFLEEAVIDFVTDKMGSQLTLKAPNAKMRKVADDAPLMERVEYALQTQVNPQLAGHGGHVSLISISDDGVALVQFGGGCNGCSMVDVTLKEGIEKELLAQFAGELTAVRDSTEHDRGEHSYY, from the coding sequence GTGTCAAATCCAATTACTATTACTGAATCTGCCCAATCACACTTCGCTAAGCTGCTAGCACAGCAGCCAGAAGGTACTAATATTCGTGTGTTCGTGGTGAACCCAGGTACACAAAACGCTGAGTGCGGTGTTTCTTACTGCCCACCAGAAGCGGTGGAAGCCACCGATACGGAATACCCTTTCAGTGGTTTTTCAGCTTACGTTGATGAACTCAGCCTGCCATTTTTGGAAGAGGCAGTGATTGACTTTGTAACGGACAAAATGGGTTCACAACTAACCCTGAAAGCCCCTAACGCCAAAATGCGTAAAGTGGCTGACGATGCGCCGCTGATGGAGCGTGTCGAATACGCACTGCAAACTCAAGTAAACCCACAACTGGCAGGCCACGGTGGCCATGTTAGCCTGATCAGCATCTCGGATGATGGTGTGGCTCTAGTGCAGTTTGGTGGCGGCTGTAACGGCTGTTCAATGGTTGACGTGACGCTTAAAGAAGGCATTGAAAAAGAGCTACTGGCTCAATTTGCGGGCGAACTGACTGCGGTACGTGACTCAACCGAGCACGATCGTGGTGAGCACTCTTACTACTAA
- a CDS encoding ComF family protein, whose protein sequence is MPQPCTNTRSCPCPLTCQYNAMVTVSPSISIFIHSANWQDEAHYPDSWLAMLTHWLRKTTAPLLTPECHLCRLALDTNSPFGVCSACQAWLEHGYRCARCGLPTLTSVDQCGQCLGQPPPWRKLMCVGDYRFPLSDAVHQLKYQRQFWQAPRLAKLLATQINEPAPLLCSVPLHWRRRWQRGFNQSDLLARELANVLNIEYDHQLFARRRATPHQQGLSKAQRIHNLRDAFVLNHPPNQQHIAIVDDVVTTGSTIRHLCDLLLDVGVQSIDIYCICRTPEPKDSKG, encoded by the coding sequence ATGCCCCAGCCGTGTACCAATACCAGATCTTGCCCTTGTCCACTGACTTGCCAATACAACGCCATGGTCACAGTTTCTCCCTCTATTTCCATCTTCATCCACTCTGCCAATTGGCAAGATGAAGCACATTACCCCGATTCTTGGCTCGCTATGTTAACCCATTGGCTCAGAAAAACTACCGCACCACTGCTGACTCCGGAATGTCATCTCTGCCGACTGGCACTCGATACAAATTCGCCGTTTGGCGTCTGCTCTGCCTGCCAAGCTTGGCTTGAGCACGGTTATCGCTGCGCACGCTGCGGTTTACCGACTCTTACCTCTGTTGATCAGTGCGGGCAGTGTTTGGGTCAGCCTCCGCCGTGGCGAAAACTGATGTGTGTCGGCGATTACCGCTTTCCACTTAGTGATGCGGTGCATCAACTCAAATACCAACGCCAGTTTTGGCAAGCGCCGCGCTTGGCTAAGCTACTCGCCACCCAGATTAACGAGCCCGCCCCTTTGCTGTGCAGCGTGCCACTGCATTGGCGGCGACGCTGGCAACGCGGCTTTAATCAAAGCGATCTGCTGGCACGTGAATTAGCCAATGTGCTGAACATTGAATATGACCACCAACTCTTTGCACGCCGCCGAGCCACACCGCATCAACAAGGACTCAGCAAGGCGCAGCGAATCCACAACCTACGTGATGCGTTTGTGCTGAATCATCCGCCAAACCAGCAACATATTGCGATTGTGGATGATGTTGTGACCACAGGCAGTACCATCCGACATTTATGCGATTTACTGCTTGATGTCGGCGTACAAAGCATTGATATTTACTGCATATGCCGCACTCCCGAGCCGAAAGATAGCAAAGGTTGA